One stretch of Zingiber officinale cultivar Zhangliang chromosome 6B, Zo_v1.1, whole genome shotgun sequence DNA includes these proteins:
- the LOC121990753 gene encoding uncharacterized protein LOC121990753 encodes MAAGDDVPPRLECLIAEVVNREVVVVRRLLCLTSDSPSPEDFEPPAWVAGCATEGSEFPTTSMLVVRPVLPSPTLYGFIYAGPSGHFLHILMETNFKGKKGKETVAKKVILEQLTASLWNNMFFMAYYGLVVEGLHSMTFPM; translated from the exons ATGGCAGCAGGAGATGATGTACCCCCTCGCTTGGAATGCCTCATAGCCGAGGTGGTGAATCGTGAAGTCGTGGTCGTGCGGCGTCTCTTGTGCCTGACGAGCGACTCGCCATCGCCGGAAGACTTCGAGCCTCCGGCCTGGGTGGCAGGTTGTGCTACGGAGGGGAGTGAATTTCCCACCACCTCTATGCTGGTCGTACGACCGGTGTTGCCTTCGCCCACG CTCTATGGTTTTATCTATGCTGGACCTTCAGGCCACTTTCTCCATATACTTATGGAAACAAATTTTaagggaaagaaaggaaaggaaactgTTGCCAAAAAG GTAATTTTGGAACAACTAACGGCCTCACTGTGGAATAACATGTTTTTTATGGCATACTATGGATTAGTTGTTGAAGGTTTGCATTCTATGACCTTCCCTATGTGA
- the LOC121991946 gene encoding uncharacterized protein LOC121991946, with amino-acid sequence MRVAVVGAGISGLAAAYTLAKAGAEVVVYEKEGYLGGHAKTVSFDGILLDFGFMVFNRVTYPNMMELFESLGVETEVSDMSFAISLDDGKGYEWGGRNGFSSLFSQKANLLNPYFWRMIQELLKFKGDVLKYLEKLEGDPDVDRNETLEHFIKSHGYSELFQKGHLIPICATFWSCPPNAVLHFPAYYVLSFFRNSHLLQLSGGPQWHTVKSRSQNYIGRVREELERRSCTIRTGYAVQSVFSTDGGCCVVGADCSKEMYDQCIISAHAPDALKLLGEQATFEEARILGAFQYVYSDIYLHHDKSLMPKNPAAWSACNYLGATHDGVCVTYWLNVLQNLGSTKLPYLVTLNPPRVPKHTLLKWCTSHSFPSVAASKAALELEDIQGKRAIWFSGAYQGYGSHEDGLKAGIMAANSVLGKDTVLLRNPIHMVPSLMERGARHFVIRFLESYISTGYLTLLEEGGNIYEFKGTRKQNTKKAILRVHNPLFYWKIATEADLGLADAYINGYFSFVDKEKGLLDLLLILIANRELRNFFGRGWWTPMFATAGFASARYFFKHMWRQNTIKQAIQNISNHYDLSNDFFSLILDETMSYSCAIFKTLNEDLKTAQLHKISLLIKKAQIDGTHEVLEIGCGWGGFAIEVVKQTGCRYTGITLSVKQLEFAKKRAKDEGLEDSINFMLMDYRHLPKIHKYDRIISCETVEAVGHEFMDEFFSCCDSVLAEDGIFVLQFSSIPDQRYDEYRRSSDFLKEYMFPGLCVPSLSRITAMNMMASSKFCIEQLENIGNQYYQTLTSWRNNLLANKDKIIALGFDEKFVRTWEYYFLYCAAGFQSCTLELYQIVLSRPGNVGAFGDPFKLPHRHYV; translated from the exons ATGCGGGTAGCGGTGGTGGGCGCGGGGATCAGTGGGCTGGCTGCGGCCTACACATTGGCGAAGGCCGGTGCGGAGGTAGTGGTCTACGAGAAGGAAGGCTACTTGGGCGGCCATGCTAAGACAGTCTCTTTCGATGGCATTCTCCTTGACTTTGGCTTCATGGTCTTCAATCGAGTGACGTATCCCAATATGATGGAGTTGTTCGAGAGCCTTGGCGTGGAGACGGAGGTTTCAGACATGTCGTTTGCTATAAGCTTGGACGACGGCAAAGGATATGAATGGGGAGGCCGGAATGGTTTCTCTAGCTTATTTTCGCAAAAGGCCAATCTTCTTAATCCATACTTTTGGCGAATGATTCAAGAACTCCTCAAATTTAAGGGAGATGTCCTCAA GTACCTCGAGAAGCTGGAAGGCGATCCAGATGTAGATCGCAATGAGACGCTGGAGCACTTCATCAAATCTCATGGTTACTCTGAGTTGTTCCAGAAGGGTCATCTT ATTCCAATTTGTGCCACTTTCTGGTCATGCCCTCCCAATGCAGTACTGCATTTCCCAGCTTATTATGTCCTTTCCTTTTTCCGTAATAGTCACCTTCTTCAG CTATCTGGTGGCCCACAGTGGCATACTGTCAAGTCACGTTCACAGAACTATATTGGCAGG GTAAGAGAAGAACTGGAGAGAAGATCATGCACAATTAGAACAGGATATGCTGTGCAATCAGTTTTTAGTACTGATGGAG GATGCTGTGTGGTAGGAGCAGATTGCTCGAAAGAGATGTATGATCAGTGCATAATTAGCGCCCACGCCCCGGATGCTTTGAAGCTTTTAGGAGAACAAGCAACCTTCGAGGAGGCAAGGATACTTGGTGCCTTCCAATATGTATATAG TGATATTTATCTTCATCATGACAAAAGTTTGATGCCTAAAAATCCAGCAGCATGGAGTGCTTGTAATTATCTTGGGGCAACACACGATGGAGTGTGTGTCACATATTGGCTAAATGTGTTGCAG AATCTAGGTTCAACCAAGCTACCATATCTCGTAACTCTGAACCCTCCGCGTGTTCCAAAACACACCTTGCTTAAATGGTGCACCAGCCATTCTTTTCCATCTGTTGCTGCCTCCAAAGCAGCCTTGGAGCTAGAAGATATACAGGGGAAAAGAGCAATATGGTTTTCTGGAGCATACCAAG GTTATGGCTCCCATGAGGATGGACTGAAG GCAGGCATTATGGCGGCCAACAGTGTGCTTGGAAAAGATACTGTTCTATTGAGAAACCCAATACATATGGTACCATCATTAATGGAACGTGGAGCAAGACATTTTGTGATTAGATTTCTTGAGAGTTATATCTCAACTGGTTACTTAAC ATTGCTAGAAGAAGGTGGCAATATATATGAGTTCAAGGGAACGAGAAAGCAAAACACGAAAAAGGCTATTCTTAGAGTTCATAATCCTTTGTTCTATTGGAAG ATTGCCACTGAAGCTGATTTAGGTCTTGCAGATGCATATATAAATGGGTACTTTTCATTTGTTGATAAAGAAAAAGGTCTTCTGGATCTTCTTTTG ATTCTTATAGCTAACAGGGAACTGAGGAACTTTTTTGGAAG AGGTTGGTGGACACCAATGTTTGCAACAGCAGGATTTGCATCAGCAAGATACTTTTTTAAGCATATGTGGAGACAAAACACTATAAAACAAGCAATTCAGAACATCTCCAATCATTATGATCTG AGTAATGATTTCTTTTCTCTGATTTTGGATGAGACAATGAGCTACTCCTGTGCCATTTTCAAG ACACTGAATGAGGACCTGAAAACAGCACAGCTTcacaaaatctctcttttaattaaAAAG GCTCAAATTGATGGAACGCATGAAGTTTTGGAGATTGGTTGTGGTTGGGGAGGTTTTGCAATCGAGGTTGTTAAGCAAACTGGCTGCAGATACACAGGAATCACCTTATCTGTGAAACAACTGGAGTTTGCAAAGAAAAGAGCTAAAGACGAAGGACTCGAG GATTCCATTAATTTCATGCTGATGGATTATCGTCATCTGCCAAAAATTCACAAATATGACCGTATCATCTCTTG TGAGACGGTTGAAGCAGTAGGTCACGAATTCATGGATGAGTTTTTCAGCTGCTGTGATTCAGTTCTGGCTGAAGATGGCATATTTGTGCTCCAG TTCAGCAGTATTCCAGATCAACGCTACGATGAATACAGGAGAAGCTCTGATTTCCTCAAGGAGTACATGTTTCCTGGACTATGTGTTCCTAGTTTGAGCAGAATAACAGCTATGAATATGATGGCTTCATCTAAATTCTG CATCGAACAACTTGAGAACATTGGCAACCAGTACTATCAAACACTCACAAGCTGGAGGAACAATTTACTTGCGAATAAGGA CAAAATTATTGCTCTGGGATTCGACGAGAAGTTCGTGCGTACCTGGGAGTACTATTTCCTCTACTGTGCTGCTGGTTTTCAATCGTGCACGTTGGAACTTTATCAG ATTGTGCTCTCTCGTCCCGGCAACGTTGGAGCTTTTGGCGACCCATTCAAGCTCCCCCACCGCCATTATGTTTGA